From Ipomoea triloba cultivar NCNSP0323 chromosome 5, ASM357664v1, the proteins below share one genomic window:
- the LOC116021085 gene encoding F-box protein At5g49610-like isoform X1 yields MDLKYTIKEQVLQFLPAKSLFRCLAVCRDWMHLILTPSFHRDQSLHCRGISGLFCQTSENRIVFIPINPKSCGVPDPSLSFFPEPVEIRASSNGVLCCQGRNGNYYLCNPVTKQLKILPKPTAFHGSEPAVVLIFELSLLDSVPEYKLICAFESSEFDGATEFEIYSSRNNSWNFPGEFCYGAKIADLGSGVHINGVVYWPVGNSRILCFDLTKDRSQFLDNNPDEPDAEADCLLGTFDGKLCKVDIKLPGYQVFVSVLVNVHANTMASDDMWETRLVLDPDHTDMPLDQLDDPKLVAVSRDILVFESENRFYSYDFEHQETKILLSPPLPAESYYVRWVLYVNSLVSF; encoded by the coding sequence ATGGATCTCAAGTATACCATTAAAGAACAGGTCCTTCAATTCCTTCCTGCTAAATCACTGTTCAGATGCCTGGCTGTTTGTCGAGACTGGATGCACCTGATTTTAACACCATCCTTCCACCGTGATCAATCACTTCATTGCCGTGGCATATCAGGCCTTTTTTGTCAGACTTCTGAAAATCGTATTGTCTTCATACCAATTAATCCAAAATCTTGTGGTGTACCAGATCCATCTTTGAGTTTTTTCCCAGAGCCTGTTGAAATTAGGGCCTCATCAAATGGAGTGTTGTGTTGCCAAGGACGAAATGGAAACTACTATTTGTGCAATCCAGTTACAAAACAATTGAAAATACTTCCAAAACCTACTGCTTTTCATGGATCTGAGCCAGCAGTTGTGCTGATATTTGAACTGTCACTGCTCGACTCTGTACCTGAGTACAAACTCATTTGTGCCTTCGAATCTTCCGAGTTTGATGGTGCAACTGAATTTGAAATATACTCCTCCAGAAATAACTCATGGAATTTTCCTGGGGAGTTTTGTTATGGAGCTAAAATAGCTGATCTGGGGTCTGGAGTTCATATCAATGGTGTTGTTTACTGGCCTGTGGGGAATAGTCGCATTCTTTGTTTTGATCTAACAAAGGATAGGTCACAATTCCTGGACAACAATCCTGATGAGCCCGACGCTGAGGCTGACTGCTTACTGGGAACATTTGATGGAAAGCTTTGTAAGGTTGATATCAAATTGCCTGGCTATCAAGTGTTTGTGAGTGTCTTGGTTAATGTCCACGCAAATACAATGGCTTCGGATGACATGTGGGAAACTAGACTGGTGCTTGATCCTGATCACACTGATATGCCTTTGGATCAATTGGATGACCCCAAACTTGTTGCTGTAAGCAGAGACATTCTGGTGTTTGAGAGTGAGAACAGATTTTACTCCTATGATTTTGAACACCAGGAAACTAAAATACTACTGAGCCCTCCTCTGCCAGCTGAATCGTATTATGTGAGATGGGTGCTCTATGTGAATAGTCTTGTTTCATTCTGA
- the LOC116021085 gene encoding uncharacterized protein LOC116021085 isoform X2 — protein sequence MHLILTPSFHRDQSLHCRGISGLFCQTSENRIVFIPINPKSCGVPDPSLSFFPEPVEIRASSNGVLCCQGRNGNYYLCNPVTKQLKILPKPTAFHGSEPAVVLIFELSLLDSVPEYKLICAFESSEFDGATEFEIYSSRNNSWNFPGEFCYGAKIADLGSGVHINGVVYWPVGNSRILCFDLTKDRSQFLDNNPDEPDAEADCLLGTFDGKLCKVDIKLPGYQVFVSVLVNVHANTMASDDMWETRLVLDPDHTDMPLDQLDDPKLVAVSRDILVFESENRFYSYDFEHQETKILLSPPLPAESYYVRWVLYVNSLVSF from the coding sequence ATGCACCTGATTTTAACACCATCCTTCCACCGTGATCAATCACTTCATTGCCGTGGCATATCAGGCCTTTTTTGTCAGACTTCTGAAAATCGTATTGTCTTCATACCAATTAATCCAAAATCTTGTGGTGTACCAGATCCATCTTTGAGTTTTTTCCCAGAGCCTGTTGAAATTAGGGCCTCATCAAATGGAGTGTTGTGTTGCCAAGGACGAAATGGAAACTACTATTTGTGCAATCCAGTTACAAAACAATTGAAAATACTTCCAAAACCTACTGCTTTTCATGGATCTGAGCCAGCAGTTGTGCTGATATTTGAACTGTCACTGCTCGACTCTGTACCTGAGTACAAACTCATTTGTGCCTTCGAATCTTCCGAGTTTGATGGTGCAACTGAATTTGAAATATACTCCTCCAGAAATAACTCATGGAATTTTCCTGGGGAGTTTTGTTATGGAGCTAAAATAGCTGATCTGGGGTCTGGAGTTCATATCAATGGTGTTGTTTACTGGCCTGTGGGGAATAGTCGCATTCTTTGTTTTGATCTAACAAAGGATAGGTCACAATTCCTGGACAACAATCCTGATGAGCCCGACGCTGAGGCTGACTGCTTACTGGGAACATTTGATGGAAAGCTTTGTAAGGTTGATATCAAATTGCCTGGCTATCAAGTGTTTGTGAGTGTCTTGGTTAATGTCCACGCAAATACAATGGCTTCGGATGACATGTGGGAAACTAGACTGGTGCTTGATCCTGATCACACTGATATGCCTTTGGATCAATTGGATGACCCCAAACTTGTTGCTGTAAGCAGAGACATTCTGGTGTTTGAGAGTGAGAACAGATTTTACTCCTATGATTTTGAACACCAGGAAACTAAAATACTACTGAGCCCTCCTCTGCCAGCTGAATCGTATTATGTGAGATGGGTGCTCTATGTGAATAGTCTTGTTTCATTCTGA